The Kogia breviceps isolate mKogBre1 chromosome 4, mKogBre1 haplotype 1, whole genome shotgun sequence genome window below encodes:
- the GCNT4 gene encoding beta-1,3-galactosyl-O-glycosyl-glycoprotein beta-1,6-N-acetylglucosaminyltransferase 4 isoform X2 has translation MKTFKCCFKYHLKQKVFILFLTLWLFSLLKLLNVKRLLFPERGIYLVEYSLSTSPFVKNRYTHVKNEIGYEINCSGVYEQEPLEIGKSLEIRRRTIIDLDDDDVVAMTSDCDIYQALRSYHEKLVSREEKSFPIAYSLVVHKDAIMVERLIHAIYNQHNIYCIHYDRKSSDTFKVAMNNLAKCFSNIFIASKLEIVQYAHISRLQADLNCLSDLLKSSVQWKYVINLCGQDFPLKSNFELVSELKKLNGSNMLETVKPPNTKMERFTYHHELRQVSYEYVKLPVRTNISKEAPPHNIEIFVGSAYFVLSRAFVKYVLNNSLVKDFFAWSKDTYSPDEHFWATLIRVPGIPGEISRTAQDVSDLQSKTRLVKWNYLEGLFYPSCTGSHLRSVCIYGTAELRWLMKDGHWFANKFDSKVDPVLIKCLAEKLEEQQREWITLSSEKLFMAKTATTTL, from the coding sequence ATGAAGACATTCAAATGTTGTTTTAAATACCACCTAAAGCAGAAAGTTTTCATCCTGTTTCTAACCCTATGGCTGTTCTCCTTGTTGAAGCTTCTAAATGTGAAACGCCTCCTCTTCCCTGAAAGAGGCATTTACTTGGTTGAGTACTCCCTAAGTACCTCGCCTTTTGTAAAGAACAGATATACCCATGTTAAGAATGAAATCGGGTATGAGATTAACTGTTCAGGTGTCTATGAACAGGAACCTTTGGAAATTGGCAAGAGTCTGGAAATAAGAAGAAGAACCATTATCGACTTGGATGATGATGATGTCGTGGCAATGACCAGTGATTGTGACATTTATCAGGCCCTACGAAGCTACCATGAAAAGCTTGTTTCGAGGGAGGAGAAAAGCTTCCCAATCGCCTATTCTTTGGTTGTTCACAAAGATGCGATTATGGTTGAAAGGCTAATCCATGCTATATACAACCAGCACAATATTTATTGCATCCATTATGACCGTAAATCATCTGATACCTTCAAAGTTGCCATGAACAATTTAGCTAAGTGCTTCTCCAATATTTTCATTGCTTCTAAATTAGAGATTGTGCAATATGCACACATTTCCAGACTCCAGGCTGATTTAAATTGCTTGTCAGACCTTCTCAAGTCTTCAGTTCAGTGGAAATATGTTATCAACCTGTGTGGGCAGGATTTTCCTTTGAAATCAAACTTTGAATTAGTGTCAGAGTTGAAGAAACTCAATGGATCAAATATGTTAGAGACAGTGAAACCCCCTAACACTAAGATGGAAAGATTCACTTATCACCATGAACTCAGACAGGTGTCTTATGAATATGTGAAACTACCAGTGAGGACAAACATCTCCAAGGAAGCCCCCCCTCATAACATTGAGATATTTGTCGGCAgtgcttattttgttttaagtCGAGCATTTGTTAAATATGTTCTCAACAACTCCCTCGTTAAAGACTTTTTTGCCTGGTCTAAAGATACGTACTCGCCTGATGAGCACTTTTGGGCTACCTTAATTCGGGTACCAGGAATCCCCGGGGAGATTTCTAGGACAGCCCAGGATGTGTCTGACCTACAGAGTAAGACCCGCCTGGTCAAATGGAATTATCTAGAAGGCCTTTTCTATCCCAGTTGTACTGGCTCTCACCTCCGAAGTGTGTGTATCTATGGAACAGCAGAACTAAGGTGGCTTATGAAAGATGGACATTGGTTTGCTAATAAATTTGATTCTAAGGTGGACCCTGTCTTGATTAAATGCTTGGCAGAAAAGCTTGAAGAACAGCAGAGAGAGTGGATCACTTTATCTTCAGAAAAGTTATTTATGGCTAAAACAGCCACAACCACATTATGA
- the GCNT4 gene encoding beta-1,3-galactosyl-O-glycosyl-glycoprotein beta-1,6-N-acetylglucosaminyltransferase 4 isoform X1, protein MAAFPLQPQRMKTFKCCFKYHLKQKVFILFLTLWLFSLLKLLNVKRLLFPERGIYLVEYSLSTSPFVKNRYTHVKNEIGYEINCSGVYEQEPLEIGKSLEIRRRTIIDLDDDDVVAMTSDCDIYQALRSYHEKLVSREEKSFPIAYSLVVHKDAIMVERLIHAIYNQHNIYCIHYDRKSSDTFKVAMNNLAKCFSNIFIASKLEIVQYAHISRLQADLNCLSDLLKSSVQWKYVINLCGQDFPLKSNFELVSELKKLNGSNMLETVKPPNTKMERFTYHHELRQVSYEYVKLPVRTNISKEAPPHNIEIFVGSAYFVLSRAFVKYVLNNSLVKDFFAWSKDTYSPDEHFWATLIRVPGIPGEISRTAQDVSDLQSKTRLVKWNYLEGLFYPSCTGSHLRSVCIYGTAELRWLMKDGHWFANKFDSKVDPVLIKCLAEKLEEQQREWITLSSEKLFMAKTATTTL, encoded by the exons atggctgctttcccacTACAGCCGCAGAg AATGAAGACATTCAAATGTTGTTTTAAATACCACCTAAAGCAGAAAGTTTTCATCCTGTTTCTAACCCTATGGCTGTTCTCCTTGTTGAAGCTTCTAAATGTGAAACGCCTCCTCTTCCCTGAAAGAGGCATTTACTTGGTTGAGTACTCCCTAAGTACCTCGCCTTTTGTAAAGAACAGATATACCCATGTTAAGAATGAAATCGGGTATGAGATTAACTGTTCAGGTGTCTATGAACAGGAACCTTTGGAAATTGGCAAGAGTCTGGAAATAAGAAGAAGAACCATTATCGACTTGGATGATGATGATGTCGTGGCAATGACCAGTGATTGTGACATTTATCAGGCCCTACGAAGCTACCATGAAAAGCTTGTTTCGAGGGAGGAGAAAAGCTTCCCAATCGCCTATTCTTTGGTTGTTCACAAAGATGCGATTATGGTTGAAAGGCTAATCCATGCTATATACAACCAGCACAATATTTATTGCATCCATTATGACCGTAAATCATCTGATACCTTCAAAGTTGCCATGAACAATTTAGCTAAGTGCTTCTCCAATATTTTCATTGCTTCTAAATTAGAGATTGTGCAATATGCACACATTTCCAGACTCCAGGCTGATTTAAATTGCTTGTCAGACCTTCTCAAGTCTTCAGTTCAGTGGAAATATGTTATCAACCTGTGTGGGCAGGATTTTCCTTTGAAATCAAACTTTGAATTAGTGTCAGAGTTGAAGAAACTCAATGGATCAAATATGTTAGAGACAGTGAAACCCCCTAACACTAAGATGGAAAGATTCACTTATCACCATGAACTCAGACAGGTGTCTTATGAATATGTGAAACTACCAGTGAGGACAAACATCTCCAAGGAAGCCCCCCCTCATAACATTGAGATATTTGTCGGCAgtgcttattttgttttaagtCGAGCATTTGTTAAATATGTTCTCAACAACTCCCTCGTTAAAGACTTTTTTGCCTGGTCTAAAGATACGTACTCGCCTGATGAGCACTTTTGGGCTACCTTAATTCGGGTACCAGGAATCCCCGGGGAGATTTCTAGGACAGCCCAGGATGTGTCTGACCTACAGAGTAAGACCCGCCTGGTCAAATGGAATTATCTAGAAGGCCTTTTCTATCCCAGTTGTACTGGCTCTCACCTCCGAAGTGTGTGTATCTATGGAACAGCAGAACTAAGGTGGCTTATGAAAGATGGACATTGGTTTGCTAATAAATTTGATTCTAAGGTGGACCCTGTCTTGATTAAATGCTTGGCAGAAAAGCTTGAAGAACAGCAGAGAGAGTGGATCACTTTATCTTCAGAAAAGTTATTTATGGCTAAAACAGCCACAACCACATTATGA